The genomic window GCACGTGCCCTTCGCCCGGGGCATCGCGGTCCCGTGGTCGGTGGTGAAGATCAGGAGAGTGTTGTCCGCGAGGCCAGTCTCTTTCAGGCAGTCGCGCACGCGCCCCACATGCTCGTCCAGATGCCGGATCATACCGTGCAAGCCCGCGCAGTCCTCGCGGATTCCAGGCCGGTCGGGCAGCCAGTAGGGAACTTCCAGCGTCTCCGGATCATCCCGCGGGTAGCCTTCTGTGTCGAAGGGCCGGTGGGGTTCGAAGGTCCCCATGCAGGCGAAGAACGGTTTCGAATCGCCGGATGCCGCGCGCCGGCGCAGGAACTCACATGTCGCGGGACCTGACTGCGCAGCTGCATTGCCTTTGACATAGGTGTCGTAGCCCAGCGTTGATGGGTGGTCGGTGGTCTCGTGCTGGACGCCGAACAGGTGGGTGGAGTACCCGGCATCGCGCAGGCGCATCTGAAGCGTGATCTGGCCGGGGCTGTAGCGCCAACCCAGGTGAGCCAGGCCGATGAGACCGTTATTGTGAGGGTACAGCCCGGTGAAAATGCTGCCCCGGCTGGGTGTGCATTGCGCGGCAGTGCAGTGGTAGTTGGTGAACCAGACGCCGTCGCGACCGATAGAGTCAATGTGGGGCGTATCCACGGGCGCACCGTACAGGCTGCAATGCTGGCCCAGATCGTGGCAGATGATCATCAGGATATTGGGACGATCAGGCGACATGTCGCACACCTCCTCGCACGGGAAGGGTTCGACGGGAAATCGGGGCAGACCTTTGGCGCAAATGAAACACCCTCCCGGTGTGGGAGGGTGCATTCCGTACTTGCCAATGGTCCGAGCGCTATGCCACCGGCAGGTCCTTTACCGTGAGCAGGCCCGGCTTGGCCTCGACGGTCAAACGCAGAATCTTTGCCGTGCAGCCGGCGGTCGCCGTGTCGCCAAAGATGCCGTTCTCAATGCGCATGTTCACCGGCGGGTCGCCGTCAATCTCAATTTCATCCCGCGGATCCGCTTCGCCGTGGGTCATGCGGCAGACGAGATGGATCTCCTTGCCATCCGGGCCCGCCACACGTGCTTCCTGGTGGCTGCCCATGACTTGCCCCGGCTCGATAGTGAAATGCTCGGTGCCTGTCTGCTCCGTAGCAATCACGGGAGCGATGGTCTCATCCACCGACACCGGCGCCCATCCCAACCCGGCGGCCAGCATCGCTGCCGACTCAGCCAGCCCGACGTGCCCCACGAGCCCCTGGTCTGCGAGTTGGCGGTACTCTTCGGGGCTCATCGCCGAGCCCACTTTCCTCTGCAATTGCGGTCGGCGCAGGGATACGTTGACGATGCGGCGCGCGGTGACCCTGCGAATATTCAGCGATGGCCGGCAGAGCAACAGGGGCAGCAAGTCCAGGAGGAGGCCGGGGTTGATGCCCGTGCCCACCACTGTGACGCCCCGGTCTTTCGCTCTCGCATCGATCTCATCCGCGAGATCAGGCGAACGCAGCCAGGGCCAGTTGAGCTGCTCCGAGGTGGATACTACGTTCAGCCCTCGGTCGACGCAGAGCAGGATTTGGTCGGCGATGTCTGGCAGGAAAGATCCCGTGGCCAGGACCACCACATCTGCACCTTCACCGTTTTCCGCGTCAGTGATTGCTGACTCAAGGTCGGGACGCACAAACACTGCATCCAGCTCGGGCCGAATCAGCACCTGCCCCAGGGGACAGCCGCAGAGCTTCGGGTCGATGTCCGCCGCGGCAACAGGCCGGGCGATGCGTTCGTCAACAGTTGCGGCAAGTATCTGCAGACCGATGGGTCCCAGACCCGTGTGAATACTGCGAATCATTGCCCGCTCACTCCTCCGGGTCTCACCGATTAGTGCTGCCGGCGCCAGATAGTGCCCTCGGCAGTGTCCTCGATGATGATGCCCCGCTCCGCAAGAAGGTCGCGGATCTTGTCGGCCCGGGCGAAGTCACGGTTCTTGCGGGCTTCGCCGCGCTCCGCGACAAGGGCATCAATCTCGGCATCATCTTCCGATGATTCTTCAGACAGCGCGGGGCCCATGAACCCCAAGACGCCATCCATCTTCGCCAGCGTAGTCAGCACCGCGCTCCGGTCCCCCTCGCGGAGATCCTCGATGCGCGGGTTCAGTTCCTTCAATATCTCGAAAGCCGCGCCCACGGCGCCGGGGACATTGAGGTCATCGTCCATGGCTTCCTCGAAATGCTGCATGGCCTTGGCCAGCACATCCGAGACCTCCGGTGTCTGGCCTGCCGCCAGCGGCAGCTTGCGCAGGCGGTCCACGAAGGTCTTCAGGCGCTCCAGCGCTGCCCTGCTCTGTTCCAGACCCTCGAGGGTAAAGTTCAGCTGCTTGCGATAATGCGCGGTCAGCAACTGGTGCCTGATGGCCATGGGCTCAAAGCCCTGCTTGAGCAGATCGCGCAGGGTGTAGAAA from Armatimonadota bacterium includes these protein-coding regions:
- a CDS encoding sulfatase yields the protein MSPDRPNILMIICHDLGQHCSLYGAPVDTPHIDSIGRDGVWFTNYHCTAAQCTPSRGSIFTGLYPHNNGLIGLAHLGWRYSPGQITLQMRLRDAGYSTHLFGVQHETTDHPSTLGYDTYVKGNAAAQSGPATCEFLRRRAASGDSKPFFACMGTFEPHRPFDTEGYPRDDPETLEVPYWLPDRPGIREDCAGLHGMIRHLDEHVGRVRDCLKETGLADNTLLIFTTDHGTAMPRAKGTCYDPGTKTTLAIHQPGRIEGGRRCDALLSNCDFSPTILDLIGESPIPDADGRSFRGLLDGTEYEPRDSIFCEMTWHDKYNPMRAVRTQTHKYIRNFGDRPLVYIPLDIWNGPAGAEMREEYYGARRPAEELYDLRAGPLETRNIARDPGSAEILDDLRGRVEAWMQDSGDLLLQGDWPPTPEQAARELRGEPN
- a CDS encoding dihydrodipicolinate reductase, whose amino-acid sequence is MIRSIHTGLGPIGLQILAATVDERIARPVAAADIDPKLCGCPLGQVLIRPELDAVFVRPDLESAITDAENGEGADVVVLATGSFLPDIADQILLCVDRGLNVVSTSEQLNWPWLRSPDLADEIDARAKDRGVTVVGTGINPGLLLDLLPLLLCRPSLNIRRVTARRIVNVSLRRPQLQRKVGSAMSPEEYRQLADQGLVGHVGLAESAAMLAAGLGWAPVSVDETIAPVIATEQTGTEHFTIEPGQVMGSHQEARVAGPDGKEIHLVCRMTHGEADPRDEIEIDGDPPVNMRIENGIFGDTATAGCTAKILRLTVEAKPGLLTVKDLPVA